From Microplitis mediator isolate UGA2020A chromosome 11, iyMicMedi2.1, whole genome shotgun sequence, one genomic window encodes:
- the LOC130676879 gene encoding uncharacterized protein LOC130676879, giving the protein MCDPMRRLERKLWREGSSSRRVGIPAMKRATREVSNQSTANFGSNKCLVKAKEAKMERASRSPEVKERGAKQSLSSSSSSSSSSTSSSSSPESQVTSTSDSPRSGRFKESHSSPKPALDMPFVDDEEEGMSSHRANDIEEIMLISTSSEDEEKSRATPSKTTLIIKEPAADDRKLTINHGTMKHAAIVIKATQDREQQSSNIEPPFSKVTRPKFKKHPQVKLTEMSRAQREAFDKKPTTDTQIEAIDMVAKGGGEITTGEDQVLAKIVTRSTTRKQTSEKLARLKLSR; this is encoded by the coding sequence ATGTGCGATCCAATGAGAAGGCTAGAAAGAAAACTGTGGAGAGAGGGAAGTAGTAGTCGAAGAGTGGGGATTCCGGCTATGAAAAGAGCGACGCGAGAGGTCTCAAATCAGTCAACCGCCAACTTCGGTAGTAACAAGTGCCTAGTTAAAGCCAAGGAAGCAAAAATGGAACGAGCAAGCAGAAGCCCAGAGGTGAAGGAGCGCGGAGCAAAGCAGAGtttgtcatcatcatcatcatcgtcgtcATCTTCAACATCGTCGAGCTCCAGTCCTGAATCGCAGGTGACATCGACGTCCGATTCACCACGGTCAGGGAGATTCAAGGAGAGCCATTCATCTCCAAAGCCGGCATTGGACATGCCATTTGTAGACGACGAGGAGGAGGGCATGAGCAGCCACCGAGCGAACGATATAGAGGAGATAATGCTGATCAGCACATCTTCTGAGGACGAGGAAAAATCAAGAGCAACACCGAGTAAGACGacgttaataataaaagaacccGCAGCAGATGACCGTAAACTAACTATCAACCACGGAACAATGAAGCATGCGGCAATTGTCATTAAAGCAACCCAAGATCGCGAACAGCAGTCAAGCAATATTGAACCACCATTCAGCAAGGTGACAAGgccgaaattcaaaaaacatcCACAAGTCAAGCTGACAGAGATGAGTCGGGCTCAGAGGGAAGCATTTGATAAGAAACCAACAACCGACACTCAAATTGAGGCGATAGATATGGTGGCCAAGGGAGGAGGCGAAATTACGACCGGAGAGGATCAAGTGCTGGCAAAGATCGTAACACGATCCACCACGAGAAAACAAACTAGCGAAAAGCTAGCACGGTTGAAGCTTAgcagatga